The following coding sequences are from one Formosa haliotis window:
- the corA gene encoding magnesium/cobalt transporter CorA — protein sequence MAKKTRTKKPRQKPKQKPGLSPGTIVYTGEKESQKLYIECFNYSPEHIYEKELKTIEEAFKYKSETTNEVTWININGLNHIDAIEKIGAHYNIHPLILEDIANISQRPKFDEFVHYISVNMKMLYYDANDGLSSEQISFILGHNYVLSFQEAEGDVFDDLRERIRQGKGRIRTLGSDYLLYALIDNVVDHYYVVIEAIGEKIEDLEDDLFNGLAKDHVTTQIQDLKREILRIRRAIFPLRDIINRIEKSEHSLINEKTLPFFQDVYDHTVQINENTEIYREMVWGLMDMYMTSISNKMNEVMKVLTIISTIFIPLTFIAGIYGMNFDKMPELHYKHSYPILLGVMAVMFIIMIIYFKRKKWL from the coding sequence ATGGCAAAAAAAACACGCACAAAAAAACCAAGGCAAAAACCGAAACAGAAACCAGGATTATCTCCAGGAACAATTGTTTATACGGGTGAAAAAGAATCTCAAAAGCTATATATTGAATGCTTTAATTACAGCCCCGAACATATTTATGAAAAGGAGCTAAAAACCATAGAAGAAGCCTTTAAATATAAGTCTGAAACTACAAACGAAGTTACTTGGATTAACATAAACGGGTTAAACCATATTGATGCTATTGAAAAAATTGGAGCGCATTATAATATACATCCATTAATTCTAGAAGATATTGCAAACATTTCGCAACGTCCTAAATTTGATGAATTTGTACATTATATTTCGGTAAACATGAAAATGTTGTATTATGATGCTAATGATGGTTTAAGCTCAGAACAAATTAGTTTTATTCTCGGACATAATTATGTGCTTTCGTTTCAAGAAGCCGAAGGCGATGTTTTTGATGATTTAAGAGAACGCATTCGCCAAGGTAAAGGAAGAATTAGAACCCTAGGATCTGACTATCTTTTGTATGCTTTAATTGATAATGTAGTCGATCATTATTATGTGGTTATCGAGGCTATAGGCGAAAAAATTGAAGATTTAGAAGACGATCTTTTTAACGGTTTGGCTAAAGATCATGTAACCACCCAAATTCAAGATTTAAAACGTGAAATATTACGTATTCGACGTGCTATTTTTCCGCTACGCGATATTATAAATCGCATAGAAAAAAGTGAACATAGCCTAATAAACGAAAAAACACTCCCCTTCTTTCAAGATGTTTACGACCATACCGTTCAAATTAATGAAAACACAGAAATTTACCGTGAAATGGTATGGGGCCTTATGGATATGTACATGACGAGTATCAGCAATAAAATGAACGAAGTCATGAAAGTACTAACCATTATATCAACTATTTTTATTCCGCTTACCTTCATTGCAGGTATTTACGGAATGAATTTCGACAAAATGCCAGAGTTACATTATAAACATAGTTATCCTATTCTACTTGGTGTAATGGCCGTTATGTTTATTATTATGATTATCTATTTTAAACGTAAAAAGTGGTTGTAA
- a CDS encoding group III truncated hemoglobin yields the protein MDTNKSDIKTHDDVYKLVSTFYDKIRKDDFLGPFFETLITDWPAHIERLTTFWESSLFLKTKYYGNPLEVHIKVDQANNNSISEKHFGAWLNLWIQTIDELFEGDMANNAKQRARKMGTFLYLNIFQARTKTE from the coding sequence ATGGATACTAATAAATCTGATATAAAGACTCATGACGATGTGTATAAACTGGTTTCTACGTTCTACGATAAGATAAGAAAAGATGATTTTTTAGGACCTTTTTTTGAGACCTTAATCACCGATTGGCCAGCTCATATAGAACGCTTAACAACTTTTTGGGAGTCGAGTCTGTTTTTAAAAACTAAATATTATGGGAATCCTTTAGAGGTTCATATTAAAGTCGATCAAGCAAATAATAATAGTATTTCTGAAAAACATTTTGGAGCATGGCTAAATCTTTGGATACAAACTATAGATGAACTTTTTGAAGGGGATATGGCAAATAATGCCAAACAAAGGGCACGTAAAATGGGGACATTTTTGTATTTAAATATTTTTCAAGCACGAACCAAAACGGAATAA
- a CDS encoding PIG-L family deacetylase, translating to MKKQVLTLLIILLVLPACLAQSPKKPSASEIHESIKKLNFLGSVLYLAAHPDDENTKLISYMANNVKARTAYLSLTRGDGGQNLIGPEIRELLGVIRTEELLAARRIDGGEQFFTRANDFGYSKHPDETLTIWNKDEVLKDVVLAIRKFQPDVIINRFDHRSPGTTHGHHTSSAMLSVEAFSLTNDASKYPEQLKTTSTWQPKRLFFNASWWFYGSKEKFEAADKTNLLSIDTGVYFPSSGLSNTEISSLSRSQHKSQGFGNTGTRGSEIEYIELLKGDMPNDPSNIFEGIDTSWNRVKGGKAIGDLLTQIEKEYDFKNPSASIPKLVKAYTLIQNLDENHWKPIKSEDIKNVIAACAGLYLEAAASHNWATANENVDLNIEVINRSATPITLQSIVNPSQISIAKNITLKNNIKFNFNEHYTVNAKQDITTPYWLTEPGSLGMYKAEDKSLIGKPETPRSQNMTFNLIIENVSIPFTKAIIYKTNDPVKGEVYKPFEIVPEVASQLSEPVLIFNTSTPKQVAVIVKAGRDLVEGTVSLNTPQGWTISPKTIPVSIAHRGETKTVLFTVTPPKNESEVKITSTVTVNGMAYNKALIEIDYDHIPFQTVVMPSPSKFVRLDIIKKGENIGYIQGAGDVVPESLRQIGYNVAIIDPEDITASNLSHFDAIVVGIRAYNTVEDLAYKQDVLFDFVAQGGNLIVQYNTSRGLKVDTLAPYKLELSRDRVTDENAKVTFLDPSNELLNVPNKITQKDFEGWTQERGLYFPNVWGKEFTPVLGMHDKNESEKDGSLLVAKYGKGHYIYTGLSFFREFPAGVSGAYRLFANMLSIGKKDINNTTKLND from the coding sequence ATGAAAAAACAAGTTCTTACACTTTTAATTATTTTACTAGTATTACCTGCCTGTCTTGCGCAAAGCCCTAAAAAACCTAGTGCTTCCGAGATTCACGAATCTATAAAAAAACTAAACTTTTTAGGTTCCGTTTTATATTTAGCAGCTCATCCAGACGACGAAAACACCAAGCTAATTTCGTATATGGCAAACAACGTAAAAGCTAGAACCGCCTACCTATCGTTAACTCGTGGAGATGGCGGACAAAATTTAATTGGTCCGGAAATTAGAGAACTTTTAGGAGTTATTCGCACCGAAGAATTATTGGCAGCAAGACGCATTGATGGCGGAGAACAGTTTTTTACCCGAGCTAACGATTTCGGATATTCTAAACACCCAGATGAAACTTTAACTATTTGGAATAAAGACGAAGTTTTAAAAGATGTGGTTTTAGCCATAAGAAAATTTCAACCCGATGTTATTATAAACCGATTCGACCACAGATCGCCGGGAACAACACATGGCCATCATACAAGTTCTGCCATGTTAAGTGTCGAAGCGTTTAGCCTAACTAACGATGCTTCAAAATATCCAGAGCAATTAAAAACAACCTCAACCTGGCAACCAAAACGCTTATTTTTCAACGCCTCTTGGTGGTTTTATGGCTCTAAAGAAAAATTTGAGGCAGCCGACAAAACCAACCTACTATCTATAGATACGGGAGTTTATTTTCCGTCAAGCGGATTATCGAACACAGAAATCTCTTCTTTAAGCAGAAGTCAGCATAAATCTCAAGGTTTTGGAAACACAGGAACTCGTGGTTCTGAAATTGAATATATAGAGTTACTTAAAGGTGATATGCCTAACGACCCTTCAAATATTTTTGAAGGAATCGATACTAGTTGGAATCGTGTAAAAGGCGGAAAAGCCATTGGTGACTTACTTACACAAATAGAGAAAGAATACGATTTTAAAAATCCATCAGCTAGTATCCCTAAATTGGTTAAAGCTTATACGCTCATTCAAAACTTAGATGAGAATCATTGGAAACCTATAAAATCCGAAGACATAAAAAATGTAATCGCCGCTTGTGCAGGTTTGTATTTAGAGGCTGCTGCATCCCATAATTGGGCGACTGCAAACGAGAATGTCGATTTAAATATTGAAGTTATAAACAGAAGTGCTACGCCAATAACGTTACAGAGTATTGTTAATCCAAGTCAAATTTCTATTGCAAAAAATATAACTTTAAAAAATAATATTAAATTTAATTTTAACGAGCATTATACCGTTAATGCTAAACAAGATATAACAACGCCATATTGGTTAACAGAGCCAGGAAGTTTAGGCATGTATAAGGCTGAAGACAAGTCGCTAATCGGGAAACCAGAAACACCACGAAGTCAAAACATGACATTCAACCTAATTATAGAAAATGTATCCATTCCGTTTACAAAAGCCATTATTTATAAAACCAACGACCCTGTAAAAGGTGAAGTGTATAAGCCTTTCGAAATTGTTCCCGAAGTTGCATCTCAACTCTCCGAGCCTGTTCTTATTTTTAACACCAGCACTCCTAAACAAGTTGCCGTAATTGTAAAAGCAGGACGCGATCTTGTTGAAGGTACGGTAAGCTTAAACACACCCCAAGGTTGGACTATTTCTCCGAAAACAATACCGGTTTCTATTGCGCATCGCGGAGAAACAAAAACTGTTTTATTTACAGTAACGCCACCAAAAAACGAAAGCGAAGTTAAAATTACTTCTACCGTTACAGTAAATGGCATGGCCTATAATAAAGCTTTAATCGAAATTGATTACGACCATATTCCATTTCAAACCGTAGTGATGCCTAGCCCAAGTAAATTTGTTCGATTAGACATCATTAAAAAAGGAGAAAATATTGGCTATATTCAAGGTGCTGGCGATGTTGTTCCAGAAAGTTTAAGACAAATTGGCTACAACGTGGCTATTATAGACCCTGAAGATATTACGGCTTCCAACTTAAGTCATTTTGATGCCATTGTTGTAGGTATAAGAGCCTATAACACGGTTGAAGATTTAGCATACAAACAAGATGTTTTATTCGATTTTGTTGCTCAAGGAGGAAATTTAATTGTACAGTATAACACAAGTCGCGGGTTAAAAGTAGACACCTTGGCACCTTATAAATTAGAACTTTCTAGAGATCGTGTTACCGATGAAAATGCGAAAGTCACCTTTTTAGATCCTTCAAACGAGTTATTAAATGTTCCGAATAAAATCACTCAAAAAGATTTTGAAGGTTGGACACAAGAACGCGGTTTATATTTCCCGAATGTTTGGGGAAAAGAGTTTACACCTGTTTTAGGCATGCACGACAAGAATGAATCTGAAAAAGATGGAAGCTTATTAGTTGCCAAATACGGGAAAGGACATTATATATATACGGGATTAAGTTTCTTTAGAGAGTTTCCTGCTGGAGTTTCTGGAGCTTATCGCCTATTTGCAAACATGCTATCTATAGGAAAAAAAGATATTAATAACACCACTAAATTAAACGATTAA
- a CDS encoding geranylgeranylglycerol-phosphate geranylgeranyltransferase — protein sequence MWLLNLIRWKNLLLIILVQTLIKYALFPAFYVDTALNDWQFSILVIATLCLAAAGNIINDIYDVDTDTINKPNRVIVGKFISEKTAYNLFIGFNVIGVALGFYLSNAIGKSGFFALFVIISVLLYLYASYLKRTLLVGNMIISVLVGLSLIIVGLFDLIPVITFENQDNQRLVFKLVLTYAGMAILLNFIREIVKDIEDVDGDYKSGMHTLPILIGRARASKVALILSFIPTFILLYYVITYLYKNPLEVGYFTFLIIGPLIYISIELFSAKTKKEFRKISSVIKFVMLTGVLSLLLYVFTP from the coding sequence ATGTGGCTTTTAAACCTCATACGTTGGAAAAATTTATTGCTAATTATACTTGTTCAAACATTAATAAAATACGCTTTATTCCCAGCGTTTTATGTCGATACGGCTTTAAATGATTGGCAATTTAGTATCCTTGTTATAGCGACCTTATGTTTGGCCGCTGCCGGAAATATTATAAACGACATTTACGACGTTGATACCGATACCATTAATAAACCCAATCGGGTAATTGTAGGCAAATTCATATCCGAAAAAACAGCTTACAACTTATTTATTGGTTTTAATGTTATTGGCGTGGCCCTAGGTTTTTACCTCTCGAATGCTATAGGTAAAAGTGGATTTTTCGCACTATTCGTTATAATCTCCGTTTTACTTTATTTATATGCTAGCTACCTAAAACGGACGCTATTAGTTGGAAACATGATCATTTCTGTTTTAGTTGGTTTAAGTTTAATAATCGTAGGATTGTTCGATTTAATACCGGTTATAACTTTCGAAAATCAAGATAATCAACGCTTAGTTTTTAAACTGGTTTTGACATATGCTGGTATGGCTATTTTACTAAATTTTATCCGGGAAATAGTAAAAGATATAGAAGATGTAGATGGCGATTACAAGTCTGGAATGCACACCCTACCTATACTTATTGGTAGAGCTCGTGCCTCGAAGGTCGCTTTAATATTGTCTTTTATCCCGACCTTCATTTTACTGTATTATGTAATAACATATTTGTACAAAAACCCTTTAGAGGTAGGCTATTTTACTTTTTTAATTATTGGCCCACTTATTTATATAAGCATTGAATTATTTAGTGCTAAAACAAAAAAAGAGTTTCGCAAAATTAGTTCTGTAATTAAATTTGTTATGTTAACAGGCGTTTTATCATTACTTTTATATGTTTTTACACCATAA
- a CDS encoding KdsC family phosphatase has protein sequence MEEKSYKEYLGHITTFIFDVDGVLTDGNVTVTTSGEMLRVMNVKDGYAIKTAIDEGFKMCIISGGSNEGVRKRLEGLGVTDIFLGAHNKIDKLDEFIEKHDIKTENILYMGDDIPDYPVMLIVGLPTCPQDAVPEIKNISKYVSHKNGGKGAVRDVIEQVLKVQGKWRGNFDAQYD, from the coding sequence ATGGAAGAAAAAAGCTATAAAGAATACTTAGGACATATTACAACTTTTATTTTTGATGTGGATGGTGTTTTAACAGACGGTAACGTTACGGTAACTACATCGGGCGAAATGCTAAGAGTAATGAATGTTAAAGATGGTTACGCTATTAAAACGGCTATAGACGAAGGCTTTAAAATGTGCATTATCTCTGGCGGATCCAATGAAGGGGTACGCAAACGCTTAGAAGGGTTAGGTGTTACCGATATCTTTTTAGGAGCCCACAATAAAATTGATAAACTAGACGAGTTTATAGAAAAACACGATATTAAAACCGAAAACATTCTATATATGGGCGATGACATTCCAGATTATCCCGTTATGCTCATTGTTGGTTTACCTACCTGCCCGCAGGATGCTGTTCCAGAAATAAAAAACATCTCAAAATATGTGTCTCATAAAAATGGTGGTAAAGGCGCTGTAAGAGATGTTATTGAGCAAGTTTTAAAAGTGCAAGGTAAATGGCGTGGTAATTTTGACGCTCAATACGATTAA
- a CDS encoding Rossmann-like and DUF2520 domain-containing protein — translation MISIVLLGAGNVATHLFKVFQNSDKISVTQWYNRHINKISSYQNEVQITDSLSELKAADLYIIAVSDDAISTISEALPFQDRFVVHTSGTASLYELDSKHRRGVFYPLQSFSKDSEMDFTKVPLCLEALLKDDFKTLKGLAKAIGCKAYKVSTEQRRYLHVAAVFANNFTNQMYRISHEICEANQIEFDVLKPLILETAKKIQNLSPYRAQTGPAVRGDKTTVTKHLKLIQNPQQKAIYQLLTDSITETHGRKKL, via the coding sequence ATGATTTCAATTGTATTACTTGGCGCAGGAAATGTTGCCACACATTTATTTAAAGTGTTTCAGAATTCCGACAAAATTTCTGTAACACAATGGTACAATAGGCATATTAATAAAATATCGTCTTATCAAAATGAAGTTCAGATTACCGATAGCCTTTCAGAATTAAAAGCGGCCGATCTTTATATTATTGCAGTAAGCGACGATGCCATATCTACAATTTCTGAAGCTTTACCTTTTCAAGATCGGTTTGTAGTGCACACCTCTGGCACAGCAAGCCTTTACGAATTAGACAGTAAACATAGACGTGGTGTTTTTTATCCGTTACAATCATTTTCTAAAGATTCTGAAATGGATTTTACAAAGGTTCCATTATGTTTAGAAGCCCTATTAAAAGACGATTTTAAAACGCTTAAAGGACTGGCTAAAGCAATTGGCTGCAAGGCTTATAAAGTATCTACAGAACAACGACGCTATTTACATGTGGCTGCTGTTTTTGCAAACAATTTTACAAATCAGATGTATAGAATTTCTCATGAAATTTGCGAAGCCAACCAGATAGAATTCGATGTATTAAAGCCACTTATTTTAGAAACAGCTAAAAAAATACAAAACTTATCACCCTATCGTGCTCAAACCGGACCGGCTGTTCGAGGCGACAAAACTACAGTTACCAAGCATTTAAAACTTATACAAAACCCGCAACAAAAAGCGATATACCAACTATTAACGGATTCAATAACAGAAACACATGGAAGAAAAAAGCTATAA
- a CDS encoding Maf-like protein, whose protein sequence is MLHQNLKNYNIILASGSPRRQQFFKNLGLDFSIELKPVEEIYPPRLRHFEISDYLSQLKALPFKAHLKPKDILITSDTIVWHNETALGKPRTEAEAFQMLQSLSNTTHEVITSVCFTTTNYEKTVSSVTKVTFKALTEDEINYYIKTCKPFDKAGGYGIQEWIGFIGVTKLEGSYFNVMGLPTDVVYRILNEIIA, encoded by the coding sequence ATGTTACATCAAAATTTAAAAAATTATAATATTATATTGGCTTCAGGATCTCCTAGAAGACAACAATTTTTCAAGAATTTAGGATTAGATTTTTCTATCGAATTAAAACCTGTAGAAGAAATATATCCACCGCGATTGCGTCATTTTGAAATTAGCGATTATTTATCGCAGCTTAAAGCCCTTCCGTTTAAAGCACACTTAAAACCTAAAGACATTTTAATAACCAGCGATACCATAGTTTGGCATAACGAAACAGCATTAGGAAAACCAAGAACAGAGGCAGAAGCATTCCAGATGCTTCAATCTTTAAGTAATACCACACACGAAGTAATTACCTCGGTATGTTTTACAACAACGAATTACGAAAAAACAGTTAGTTCGGTAACTAAAGTAACTTTTAAAGCGTTAACCGAAGACGAGATTAACTACTATATAAAAACATGCAAACCCTTCGACAAAGCTGGCGGATACGGTATACAAGAGTGGATTGGGTTTATAGGTGTAACCAAACTTGAAGGCTCCTATTTTAATGTTATGGGCTTGCCAACAGATGTTGTTTACAGAATTTTAAACGAAATTATTGCGTAA
- the ccsA gene encoding cytochrome c biogenesis protein CcsA: MQNKLAKILFSTRLTSVLFLVFAGAMAIGTFMDAGQDTSPTPYSRTLIYNTWWFEAIMVIFLINFIGNIKRYRLYKKEKWASLVLHLSFILILLGAFITRYIGFEGMMAIREGATENTFLSQKTYITAYIDGDYVIDGLPQRLPIEREVDFSPRLDNKFKVETKYDQQPVTIELESFISGAEEDIIPDESGESYLKLVEASDGGSHNHFLKSGEVQSIHSMLISLNKETPGAINITSNDEGIFIKSPFEGEYMTMATMATGTLAKDSLQPLVLRSRYVIGNMQLVFPKPVVKGKFDIVKKAEFLKNDEDGVVLKVTTNGETQRVGVLGGKGSNGAFKQVKIGGLDFAFKYGSKVLELPFSIKLNDFEAERYPGTDKSYSAFSSQVTVIDDQEGDFDYKIFMNHILDHRGYRFFQSGFDPDEKGTILSVNHDYWGTLFTYIGYFLLYFAMLATLFSKGTRFGDLRKKLDQIKSKKAKLLSVILLCFGLHGFAQDHGHTDHDGHAHNNRPTKAQIDSILIANKAPQDHADKFGHMVIQDIGGRMMPVNTYASELLRKISNADTYADLDADQVFLSMHESPLLWYNVPIVYLKYKKSDSIRSIIGIPKDQKYATLADFFTDRGAYKLGPFLEDAYKAPIPNGFQKEFKEVDQHVNLLYNTIEGRSLRIFPIPDDENNKWISSIEYKNGNYKIQDSLYANFVKSGFSAYLMTLNQAKQTGDFTDANKILEAFHKTQHQYGSDVMLSDKKIKTEILYNHYDIFKKLYSWYLYAGMLMFVLLIVQIFKSKNKTIDVSVSVFRWIVVGLFVLHTLGLIARWYISGHAPWSDAYESMIYVAWATMLFGLVFGRKSDLTIASTALVTSMILMVAHWNWMDPAIANLQPVLDSYWLMIHVAVIVGSYGPFTIGMVLGLTVLFLMIFTNKDNKDKMLINIQELTVINEMALTVGLVMLTIGNFLGGMWANESWGRYWGWDPKETWALISIMVYAFVIHMRLVPGLRGRFGFNLASILAFSSIMMTYFGVNFYLAGLHSYASGDQIVSVKFILIALGIVAVIAGLAYAKYVKYYKK; the protein is encoded by the coding sequence ATGCAAAATAAACTTGCCAAAATACTTTTTTCTACACGTTTAACTTCCGTTTTATTTTTAGTTTTTGCCGGGGCTATGGCCATTGGAACTTTTATGGATGCGGGTCAAGATACATCGCCTACACCATATTCTAGAACTTTAATTTATAATACGTGGTGGTTTGAAGCCATCATGGTTATTTTCCTTATTAATTTTATAGGAAACATTAAGCGCTATAGGCTTTATAAGAAAGAAAAATGGGCCTCTTTAGTGCTGCACTTATCGTTTATTTTAATATTATTAGGTGCTTTTATTACCCGATATATTGGTTTTGAAGGGATGATGGCTATCCGTGAAGGAGCTACAGAAAACACATTTTTATCTCAAAAAACGTATATAACGGCATATATTGATGGGGATTATGTAATCGACGGTTTGCCACAGCGTTTACCAATAGAACGCGAAGTAGATTTTTCTCCACGATTAGACAATAAATTTAAGGTTGAAACAAAATACGATCAGCAACCTGTAACGATAGAGTTGGAATCTTTTATTAGCGGGGCAGAAGAAGATATTATTCCAGACGAATCGGGTGAATCGTATTTAAAGTTGGTTGAAGCCAGTGATGGCGGATCGCATAACCACTTTTTAAAGTCTGGCGAAGTGCAAAGCATTCACAGCATGCTAATTTCTCTAAATAAAGAAACTCCAGGCGCTATAAATATCACCTCTAACGATGAGGGGATTTTTATTAAATCGCCTTTTGAAGGAGAATACATGACCATGGCAACTATGGCCACAGGAACTTTAGCAAAAGATAGTTTGCAACCTTTGGTATTACGTTCGCGTTATGTTATTGGTAATATGCAATTGGTGTTTCCTAAGCCTGTTGTAAAAGGAAAATTCGATATCGTAAAAAAAGCAGAATTTCTTAAAAACGATGAAGATGGAGTGGTTTTAAAAGTAACTACAAATGGTGAAACTCAACGTGTAGGTGTGTTAGGAGGCAAAGGAAGTAATGGTGCTTTTAAACAGGTAAAAATTGGTGGATTAGATTTTGCCTTTAAATACGGTTCTAAAGTTTTAGAACTTCCGTTTAGTATTAAATTAAACGATTTTGAAGCAGAACGTTATCCTGGAACCGATAAAAGTTACTCCGCGTTTTCTAGTCAAGTTACAGTAATTGATGACCAAGAGGGCGACTTTGATTATAAAATTTTTATGAATCATATTTTAGATCATCGTGGGTATCGCTTCTTCCAATCTGGTTTCGATCCAGATGAAAAAGGAACTATTCTATCTGTTAATCACGATTATTGGGGGACATTATTCACCTATATTGGGTATTTCTTATTGTATTTCGCCATGTTGGCAACCTTATTTAGTAAAGGGACTCGTTTTGGAGATTTACGTAAAAAGTTAGATCAGATTAAATCGAAAAAAGCAAAACTGCTATCGGTAATCTTATTGTGTTTCGGTTTACATGGTTTTGCTCAAGATCATGGCCATACAGATCACGATGGACATGCTCATAATAACCGACCTACAAAGGCACAAATAGATTCTATTTTAATAGCCAATAAAGCGCCACAAGACCATGCCGATAAATTTGGACATATGGTTATTCAAGATATTGGTGGTCGTATGATGCCTGTTAATACCTATGCATCAGAGTTGTTGCGTAAAATTTCTAATGCCGATACCTATGCAGATTTAGATGCCGACCAAGTATTTCTTTCTATGCATGAGAGTCCGTTACTTTGGTACAATGTCCCAATCGTTTATTTAAAGTATAAGAAGTCCGATTCTATTCGTTCTATAATAGGCATTCCTAAGGATCAGAAATATGCAACTTTAGCCGATTTCTTTACAGATCGTGGGGCTTATAAATTGGGACCGTTTTTGGAGGATGCGTATAAAGCACCAATACCGAATGGATTTCAAAAGGAATTTAAAGAAGTAGATCAGCATGTAAACTTATTATATAATACGATTGAAGGTCGTTCGTTACGAATTTTCCCTATTCCAGATGATGAAAATAACAAATGGATTTCTTCTATAGAATATAAAAACGGGAATTATAAGATTCAAGATTCATTATATGCCAATTTTGTGAAAAGCGGATTTTCGGCGTATTTAATGACTTTAAATCAGGCTAAACAAACGGGAGATTTTACCGATGCAAATAAAATTTTAGAGGCTTTTCATAAAACTCAGCATCAATACGGAAGCGACGTTATGCTTTCTGATAAAAAGATAAAAACCGAGATTTTATACAATCATTACGATATTTTTAAAAAGTTGTACAGTTGGTATTTATATGCGGGCATGTTAATGTTCGTACTATTAATTGTTCAGATTTTTAAAAGTAAAAACAAAACCATCGATGTTAGTGTGTCTGTGTTTAGATGGATTGTTGTTGGGTTGTTTGTATTGCATACTTTAGGATTAATTGCGAGATGGTATATCTCGGGGCACGCGCCTTGGAGTGATGCCTACGAATCTATGATTTATGTGGCATGGGCGACGATGTTATTTGGATTAGTATTTGGAAGAAAGAGTGATTTAACCATTGCGTCTACAGCTTTAGTAACTTCTATGATTTTAATGGTGGCGCACTGGAACTGGATGGATCCAGCCATTGCCAATCTGCAACCGGTATTAGATAGTTATTGGTTAATGATTCACGTTGCTGTGATTGTGGGTAGTTATGGGCCGTTTACTATTGGTATGGTTTTAGGTTTAACCGTACTTTTCCTTATGATTTTTACAAATAAAGACAATAAAGACAAGATGCTAATTAACATACAAGAGCTTACTGTAATTAACGAAATGGCGTTAACGGTAGGATTGGTTATGTTAACAATAGGAAATTTCCTTGGGGGTATGTGGGCTAACGAGAGTTGGGGACGCTACTGGGGATGGGATCCAAAAGAAACTTGGGCGTTAATTAGTATTATGGTTTACGCTTTTGTAATTCATATGCGATTGGTGCCAGGATTACGAGGTAGATTTGGGTTTAACTTAGCATCTATACTTGCGTTTTCTAGTATTATGATGACTTATTTTGGGGTAAATTTCTACTTGGCAGGTTTGCACTCTTACGCCAGTGGAGACCAAATTGTAAGTGTTAAGTTTATTTTAATTGCCTTAGGTATTGTGGCTGTTATTGCCGGGTTAGCCTATGCGAAATACGTTAAGTATTACAAGAAATAA
- a CDS encoding mechanosensitive ion channel domain-containing protein has product MFLEAHLKEIISSIILLIILLIIRQIVIVLVKKIGRKSGINEARIHLIQRYSTVSIFLIGLLFLSIILGAKPEDLALVFSSVFAVIGIALFAIWSILSNITSGVIMFFSFPYKVGDKISIHDKDFPIEAIIEDIGAFQLHLRLDNGNLVTYPNNLILQKAVTLIQKDAIDDGHDAL; this is encoded by the coding sequence ATGTTTTTAGAAGCACATTTAAAAGAAATTATTTCGAGTATCATTTTGCTTATTATCCTTCTTATAATAAGACAAATCGTTATTGTTTTAGTAAAAAAGATTGGAAGAAAAAGCGGTATTAATGAAGCGCGAATTCATTTAATTCAGCGATACTCTACGGTCAGCATTTTTTTAATAGGCCTGTTATTTCTATCTATTATTTTAGGTGCAAAACCTGAAGATTTAGCGCTAGTCTTTTCGTCTGTTTTTGCAGTTATCGGGATTGCCTTATTTGCTATTTGGTCTATTTTAAGCAACATCACTTCTGGTGTTATTATGTTTTTCTCTTTTCCGTATAAAGTGGGCGATAAAATAAGTATTCACGATAAAGACTTTCCTATAGAAGCTATAATTGAAGACATAGGGGCTTTTCAATTACATTTACGTTTAGATAATGGGAACTTAGTTACCTACCCAAACAATTTAATTCTTCAAAAAGCTGTAACTTTAATTCAGAAAGATGCGATAGACGATGGCCATGATGCCCTTTAA